From Deltaproteobacteria bacterium HGW-Deltaproteobacteria-18, the proteins below share one genomic window:
- the sat gene encoding sulfate adenylyltransferase gives MALVPPHGGKGLVCCLLQGAELAAEQKKAEGLKKIDISPRAKGDLIMMGIGGFSPLSGFMTKADWKSVCENFTLADGTFWPVPVTLDVDEEVKVGEEIALFDPKKGVFMATMKVTEVYEMTDADKKWECEKVYKGQGEESADDKFWDIAPKDHPGVQMVLAQKKYNVAGPVKVLSEGDYRDRFPGCYMSPAEARATFEEKGWSKVAALQLRNPMHRSHEYLAKIAVEVCDGVFIHSLVGNLKPGDIPAEVRIKCIDTLIDKYFVKANVVQGGYPLDMRYAGPREGLLHATFRQNYGVSDMLIGRDHAGVGDFYGLFEAQEIFDRVPKNLGVGKDLITQPMKIDWTFYCYKCDGMASLRTCPHSKDDRVVLSGTKLRKALSEGAEVVDHFGRDEVLVILREYYSTLTEKVEVKMQGAASGAAM, from the coding sequence ATGGCTCTCGTACCCCCGCATGGTGGAAAAGGTTTGGTTTGCTGTCTGCTTCAGGGTGCCGAATTGGCTGCCGAGCAGAAAAAGGCCGAAGGACTGAAGAAGATCGACATCAGCCCCCGCGCCAAAGGCGACCTGATCATGATGGGCATCGGCGGCTTCAGCCCGCTGAGCGGCTTCATGACCAAGGCTGACTGGAAGTCCGTGTGTGAAAATTTCACCTTGGCTGACGGCACCTTCTGGCCCGTGCCCGTGACCCTGGATGTGGATGAAGAAGTGAAGGTTGGCGAAGAGATCGCTCTGTTCGACCCCAAGAAGGGCGTCTTCATGGCCACCATGAAGGTCACCGAAGTTTACGAAATGACTGACGCCGACAAGAAGTGGGAATGCGAGAAGGTCTACAAGGGTCAGGGCGAAGAGTCCGCCGATGACAAGTTCTGGGACATCGCACCCAAGGATCACCCCGGCGTGCAGATGGTTTTGGCCCAGAAGAAATACAACGTTGCCGGCCCTGTCAAAGTTCTCTCCGAAGGCGACTATCGCGACAGATTCCCCGGTTGCTACATGTCCCCTGCCGAAGCCCGCGCCACCTTCGAAGAAAAGGGCTGGAGCAAGGTTGCCGCCCTGCAGCTGCGTAACCCCATGCACCGCTCTCACGAATATCTGGCCAAGATCGCTGTCGAAGTATGTGACGGCGTTTTCATTCACTCCCTGGTCGGCAACTTGAAGCCCGGCGACATCCCGGCCGAAGTTCGCATCAAGTGCATCGACACCCTCATTGACAAGTACTTTGTCAAGGCCAACGTCGTTCAGGGCGGCTACCCTCTCGACATGCGTTATGCCGGACCCCGTGAAGGCCTGCTGCACGCCACCTTCCGCCAGAACTACGGCGTTTCCGACATGCTGATCGGCCGCGACCATGCAGGCGTTGGTGACTTCTACGGCCTGTTCGAAGCCCAGGAAATCTTTGACCGCGTTCCCAAGAACCTGGGCGTTGGCAAGGATCTGATCACCCAGCCCATGAAGATCGACTGGACCTTCTACTGCTACAAGTGCGACGGTATGGCTTCCCTGCGCACCTGCCCGCACAGCAAGGATGACCGCGTCGTTCTGTCCGGCACCAAGCTGCGCAAGGCTCTGTCCGAAGGCGCCGAGGTTGTTGATCACTTCGGTCGTGACGAAGTCCTCGTCATCCTGCGCGAGTACTACTCCACTTTGACCGAGAAGGTCGAAGTGAAGATGCAGGGTGCCGCTTCCGGCGCAGCCATGTAG
- a CDS encoding aconitate hydratase, whose protein sequence is MNQNLTQKIIAAHLVEGDMQPGNEVAIKIDQTLTQDATGTMAYLQWEAIGLPRVKTELSVSYVDHNTLQMGFRNPDDHRYLRSVAAKYGIVFSPPGTGICHQLHLENFAIPGKTLIGSDSHTPTAGGIGSLSMGAGGLSVALAMAGEPYTITMPKVFKIRLEGQLTGHASAKDVILHLLGILTVKGGVGAVMEYHGPGVATLSVPERATITNMGAELGATASIFPSDEQTRAFLALMGRESDFTPLAADEGATYDREIVIDLSTLVPLAARPHMPDRVVPVAELDGMNVDQVAIGSCTNSSYSDLQSVAQILKGEHIAPNTDLLLSPGSKQVLKMLMSEGLLDLILDAGGRLMECSCGPCIGMGGSPSSGGVSARTFNRNFEGRSGTQDGQVYLVSPITAAFCALNGKFTDPATWTKTVSKPSLPALAPSIRHLFAFPPKDGGEVEIMRGPNIVPLSPFDRLPKVLDLPVLIKVADNITTDHIMPAGAAITALRSNIPAISRHVFERVDKDFVARAEAAGQGLILGGENYGQGSSREHAALAPRHLGVRVVLTKSFARIHKANLINFGILPLMLANEADYDALAQGDVLRIGLDALAPGAALSASTSDGRQLTLTHDLTGNEIAIIKAGGLLNYVNDRQK, encoded by the coding sequence ATGAACCAAAACCTTACTCAGAAGATCATCGCGGCGCACCTCGTTGAAGGCGATATGCAGCCCGGAAACGAAGTGGCCATCAAGATAGACCAAACCCTGACCCAGGATGCCACCGGGACCATGGCGTACCTGCAGTGGGAGGCCATTGGCCTGCCACGGGTGAAGACGGAGCTTTCCGTCAGCTATGTCGATCACAACACCCTGCAGATGGGCTTTCGCAATCCCGACGACCACCGTTACCTGCGTAGCGTGGCTGCCAAGTACGGAATCGTCTTCTCCCCTCCCGGCACCGGCATCTGCCACCAACTGCATCTGGAAAATTTCGCGATTCCAGGCAAAACCCTCATCGGATCCGACTCCCACACGCCGACAGCCGGCGGCATCGGCAGCCTGTCCATGGGCGCCGGCGGCCTCTCGGTTGCGCTGGCCATGGCCGGAGAGCCTTACACCATCACCATGCCCAAGGTCTTCAAGATCCGGCTTGAAGGACAGCTGACCGGTCATGCCTCGGCCAAGGACGTCATCCTGCACCTGCTCGGCATCCTGACCGTTAAGGGCGGCGTGGGCGCGGTCATGGAATACCATGGCCCGGGCGTGGCCACCCTGAGCGTACCGGAACGCGCGACCATCACCAATATGGGCGCGGAACTGGGCGCAACGGCTTCCATCTTCCCAAGCGACGAGCAGACTCGCGCATTTCTTGCGCTCATGGGCAGGGAAAGCGACTTCACGCCCCTGGCCGCCGACGAAGGCGCGACGTATGATCGGGAAATCGTCATCGACCTCAGCACCCTCGTTCCCCTGGCCGCCCGGCCGCACATGCCCGACAGGGTCGTCCCCGTGGCCGAACTGGACGGAATGAATGTCGATCAGGTGGCCATCGGTTCCTGCACCAACTCCTCCTACTCGGACCTGCAGAGCGTGGCCCAGATCCTCAAGGGCGAACACATCGCCCCGAATACCGACCTGCTTCTGTCTCCGGGCTCCAAGCAGGTGCTCAAGATGCTCATGAGCGAAGGCCTGCTCGATCTCATCCTCGATGCCGGCGGACGACTCATGGAATGCTCCTGCGGCCCGTGCATAGGCATGGGCGGCTCACCTTCGAGCGGCGGCGTCAGCGCCCGGACCTTCAACCGTAACTTCGAGGGTCGCAGCGGAACCCAGGACGGACAGGTTTATCTCGTGAGCCCCATCACTGCCGCTTTTTGCGCCCTGAACGGCAAGTTCACCGATCCTGCGACCTGGACCAAGACTGTTTCCAAGCCTTCCCTGCCGGCCTTGGCACCGTCCATCCGCCACCTTTTCGCCTTCCCGCCCAAGGATGGGGGCGAGGTTGAAATCATGCGCGGACCCAACATCGTGCCCCTGTCGCCCTTCGACAGGTTGCCGAAGGTCCTGGATCTGCCCGTGCTGATCAAGGTCGCGGACAACATCACCACCGACCACATCATGCCCGCCGGTGCGGCCATCACCGCCCTGCGCTCCAACATTCCGGCCATCAGCAGGCATGTCTTCGAACGCGTGGACAAGGACTTCGTGGCCCGGGCTGAAGCCGCCGGCCAAGGGCTCATCCTTGGCGGCGAGAACTACGGACAGGGATCCAGCCGTGAGCATGCGGCGCTGGCACCCCGTCATCTGGGAGTCCGGGTGGTTCTGACAAAATCCTTTGCCCGCATTCACAAGGCAAACCTGATCAATTTCGGCATCCTCCCCCTGATGCTCGCCAACGAGGCCGACTACGACGCGCTGGCCCAGGGCGATGTGCTCCGTATAGGGCTCGACGCTCTCGCACCCGGAGCGGCTCTTTCGGCCTCGACTTCGGACGGCAGGCAGCTCACGCTGACCCACGATTTGACGGGTAATGAAATAGCCATTATCAAGGCTGGCGGTTTGCTAAATTACGTCAACGACAGGCAAAAATAA